A genome region from Arachis duranensis cultivar V14167 chromosome 6, aradu.V14167.gnm2.J7QH, whole genome shotgun sequence includes the following:
- the LOC107492212 gene encoding uncharacterized protein LOC107492212, protein MEGIEHTRVEVNGINMHVAVKGQGPVVLFLHGFPELWYSWRHQILALSHKGYRCVAPDLRGFGDTDAPASVDSYNCVHVVSDLVALIQSLQVEKVFLVGHDWGAIIGWYLCLFRPELVKAYVCLSVPFFRRNPIVPTVDSMRALYGDDYYICRFQEEGKVEAEMAQVGAEYAIKNMLTNRRTGPPIFPKGEYGTAFNPDMKEDLPSWLTQQDLAYFVSKFEKTGFTGGLNYYRNFNKNWELTAPWSGAKIKVPVKFIAGELDSVYTSLGMKDYIESGGFKEDVPGLEEVIIQPGVAHFNNQETPHDITNHIYNFITKF, encoded by the exons ATGGAGGGAATAGAACACACAAGAGTGGAAGTGAATGGCATCAACATGCATGTTGCAGTGAAAGGGCAAGGCCCGGTCGTGCTCTTCCTCCACGGCTTCCCAGAGCTCTGGTACTCCTGGCGCCACCAGATTCTCGCTCTCAGTCACAAAGGGTACCGCTGCGTGGCCCCCGATCTCCGCGGCTTTGGCGACACCGATGCTCCTGCTTCCGTGGACAGCTATAATTGTGTCCACGTTGTGAGTGACCTTGTTGCACTTATTCAGTCTCTTCAAGTCGAGAAAGTGTTCTTAGTGGGTCATGATTGGGGTGCAATCATCGGTTGGTACCTCTGCTTGTTTCGTCCTGAACTAGTCAAAGCTTATGTATGCCTCAGTGTACCTTTCTTCCGAAGAAACCCCATTGTTCCCACCGTTGACTCCATGCGTGCTCTCTATGGAGATGACTACTATATCTGCAGATTTCAG GAAGAAGGCAAAGTGGAAGCTGAGATGGCTCAAGTTGGGGCTGAGTATGCCATCAAGAACATGCTTACAAATCGCAGGACAGGTCCTCCAATATTCCCTAAGGGAGAGTATGGAACCGCTTTCAATCCTGATATGAAAGAAGACTTGCCTTCCTGGCTCACTCAACAAGATCTTGCTTATTTTGTCTCCAAATTCGAAAAGACAGGTTTCACCGGAGGATTGAATTACTATAGGAATTTTAACAA GAACTGGGAGCTGACGGCACCATGGAGTGGAGCGAAGATCAAAGTGCCGGTGAAATTCATAGCAGGTGAGTTGGACTCGGTATACACATCGTTAGGGATGAAAGATTATATTGAGAGTGGAGGTTTCAAGGAAGATGTGCCAGGTTTGGAGGAAGTCATTATTCAACCAGGAGTAGCTCACTTCAACAATCAGGAGACGCCACATGATATCACTAATCACATTTACAACTTCATTACCAAGTTCTGA